The following are encoded in a window of Castanea sativa cultivar Marrone di Chiusa Pesio chromosome 5, ASM4071231v1 genomic DNA:
- the LOC142635157 gene encoding uncharacterized protein LOC142635157, with the protein MTKIKATTSTYGHDKDSTINTLVFDDMTASGKGVIIRNDRGQVMAALSSKSHAVVDSKEAEVLARRRALEFAVDAGFSELIVEGDNANVMHSIRSDRVDLSCLGNLYDDIRCLAACLRHVEFHSIRRCANGVAHSLARYARNLSQDIVWLEDSPPPALEALYLDSFSISN; encoded by the exons ATGACAAAGATCAAAGCAACAACTTCAACATATGGGCATGATAAAGACAGCACCATCAACACAT TGGTGTTTGATGATATGACAGCTTCAGGTAAAGGTGTGATAATTCGAAATGACAGGGGGCAAGTTATGGCAGCTTTGTCATCGAAGAGTCATGCAGTAGTGGATAGCAAGGAGGCAGAGGTATTGGCGCGTAGAAGAGCTCTGGAATTTGCAGTGGATGCTGGTTTTTCTGAACTGATTGTGGAAGGCGACAATGCAAATGTTATGCACTCCATCAGATCAGATCGGGTAGATTTGTCTTGCCTGGGAAACCTCTATGATGATATTCGATGTTTGGCTGCTTGCTTGCGACATGTGGAATTTCATAGCATCAGACGTTGTGCAAATGGTGTAGCACACTCTTTAGCTCGTTATGCTAGGAATCTTAGTCAGGATATTGTCTGGCTAGAAGATTCACCGCCTCCAGCTTTAGAGGCTTTGTATTTGGactctttctctatttctaattga